The nucleotide window TGAGCGACTCGTAGCCCATCAGGCCAAAGCTCGGCGTGTAGGCGTTGGTCAGGTCGGCAAAGCGCAGCGAGCGGCGCGCGGGAGTCTTGGCCAGATCGGCCTCCAGCGCCCGTCCATCCTGCGCTGGCAGCTCCTGATTTCGCAGCAGCTTGCCGTCGTTGAAGCGCCCTTGCGGATCCACCCGGCGCTTGTACGCGGCGAACGGCGCCAGTTCTTCGTCGGTCAGGAATTCCAGCTTGGTGATGCCGATGCCGTGCTCGCCCGAGATCACGCCGCCCAGGCCGCGCGCCAGCACCATGATGCGCGCCACGGCCTCGTGCGCGGTTTGCAGCATGTCGTAGTTGTCGCTGTGCACGGGGATGTTGGTGTGCACGTTGCCGTCGCCCGCGTGCATGTGCAGCGCCACCCACACGCGGCCTTTCAGCACGCGCTGCTGCACCTCGCCCAGCGCCCGCATCAGCGGCTCGAAGTCGCTGCCGGTGAAGATATTGCGCAGCGGGTCGCGGATCTGCGCCTTCCAGCTCGCGCGCAGGCGGTGGTCCTGGAGCTGCGGGAACAGCTCCTCCACGCGCCGCAGCCAATCCTGCCAGAGCGCGCGCGTCTCGCGCACCTGGGCCAGGGCCAGGGCCAGCTTTTCCTCCAGCAGCTCGGGCGACGGCGGCTCGCCGCCCGCCTCGGGCTTGCCCAGCGGCAGCTCGCCGCGCGTGAGGAAATCCTCCAGCGCGTCGGCCAGCGCGATCTTGTTGCGCAGGCTCAGTTCGATGTTGATGCGCTCGATGCCGTCGGTGTACTCCGCCATGCGTGGCAGCGGGATCACCACGTCCTCGTTGATCTTGAAGGCATTGGTGTGGCGGCTGATGGCTGCGGTCTTCTTGCGGTCGGCCCAGAACTTCTTGCGCGCTTCGGCGCTCACGGCCGTGAAGCCCTCGCCCGAGCGCGAGTTGGCGATGCGCACCACCTCGGCGGCGGCGCGGGCCACGGCGTCGGGGTCGTCGCCCACGATGTCGCCCACCAGCAGCATCTTGGGCAGACCGCCGCGCTTGCTCTTGGTGGTGTAGCCCACGGCGCGCAGGTAGCGGTCGTCCAGGTGCTCCAGGCCCGCCAGCAACACGCCCGAGCGCTTCTGCTCGGCGAACATGAAGTCCTTGATCTCGACGATGCTGGGCACCGCCTCCTTGGCCGAGCCGAAGAACTCCAGGCACACGGTGCGCGTGTGCTCGGGCATGCGGTGCACGATCCAGCGCGCGCTGGTGATGAGGCCGTCGGTGCCCTCCTTCTGCACGCCGGGCAGGCCGGAGAGGAACTTGTCCGTCACGTCCTTGCCCAGCCCTTCCTTGCGGAAGGTCTTGCCGGGAATGTCCAGGCGCTCGGTGCGCAGCGGCGTCTTGCCGTCGGCCTCGAAGTACGCCAGCTCGAAGCTCGCCACCTCGGCGTCGTGGATCTTGCCCAGGTTGTGGCCCACACGCGTGACTTCGAGCCACTGCGCATCGGGCGTGACCATGCGCCAGCTCGCCAGGTTGTCCAGCGCTGTGCCCCACAGCACGGCCTTCTTGCCGCCCGCGTTCATGGCGATGTTGCCGCCGATGCAGCTGGCCTCGGCGCTGGTCGGATCGACGGCGAAGACGAAGCCCGCGCTCTCCGCCGCGTCGGACACGCGCTGCGTTACCACGCCAGCCTCGGTCCACACCGTCGCCACCTCGCGCTCCAGGCCGGGCAGGCGGCGCATTTCCACGCCGCCCATGGCTTCGAGCTTCTCGGTGTTGATGACGGCGCTGCGCCAGGTCAGCGGAATCGCGCCGCCGGTGTAGCCCGTGCCGCCGCCGCGCGGGATGATGGTCAGCTCCATCTCGATGCAGGCCTTGACGAGCTGCGCCATCTCGGCCTCGGAGTCGGGCGTGAGCACGACGAAGGGGAACTCCACGCGCCAGTCGGTGGCGTCGGTCACGTGGCTGACGCGCGACAGGCCGTCGAACTTGATGTTGTCCTTGGCCGTGTGGCGCGCCAGGCGCCGGGCGACGCGCTTGCGCATCTCGCCCACCTCGGCCAGCGTGGCGTCGAACTCGGCGATGGCGCGGCGCGCCGCGTCCACCAGCAGGCCGACGCGGCGGTCGCGCTCGGGGTCTTCCTGGGGCAGACGGCGCTTCTCGATCTCGGCGATGCGGTGGCGCATGGCATCCACCAGCAGCCGGCGCCGCGCGGGCGTGTGGATCAGGTCGTCCTGCAGGTACGGGTTGCGCTGCACCGCCCAGATGTCGCCCAGCACCTCGTACAGCATGCGTGCCGAGCGGCCGGTGCGGCGCTCGCGGCGCAGCTGGTCGAGCACGTCCCAGGCCGGAGCGCCAAGCAGGCGGATGACGATTTCCCGGTCGGAAAACGAGGTGTAGTTGTACGGAATCTCGCGCAAGCGCACGGGCTCGGCGCCCTGGGCCTGCTGCAGGGCTGCCAGCTCTATCGGAACATTCATGGGGTCAACCTGGGATGGGCGCGCGGCGCGCCCTCGTGCCTCGGGGGTGCGATTTTAAGGGCGCGGCCATGCGGCGGTGGCCGCGCCTAGGGACAGCACACTAGCCCCCCGGCCATGTGGCCCGCCCCCTCCCCATGGCGGCGGGCGCGGCCCGCAGCGCGCATGCGCGCTCGCCCCATACGATGGAAAATCGCCTCCAGCGCTTACCAGCCAAGCGCTGGCAGCTATCAAATAAGGAGCTTTCAGCCCCCTCTTTCGCGGCCGAAGCCGCGAAAGCGCCCGCTCAAGCGCCGCGCCTGCGCAGCGCCCCCAGGCTGAACAGCCCCAGCACACCCGCCAGCAGCGCCAGCGCCCACTCGCCCAGGGTCGGGATGGCCGTTGCGCCACCGGGCGCGGCGGCTGGCACAGCCACGCCGCCCAGCGCCTCGATCACGCTGTCGTCCACGAGGTCGTCGTCGCCCGCGCCGCCGTCCAGGAACGTCAGCGTCACGGTGTTGCCGCTGATGACCGCGCCGGGGAACGGGAACCAGTGCGGCTGCGGGTCGTCCGCCGTCTTGCCGTACCGGTAATAGACCGCGCCCGGCGGCAGCGGCTGCGGGTAGGTCAGCACCACGGTGGCGGCGCTGCCCTTGGCGCCCAGCTCCAGCCGCAGGCGCACCAGGCCGTGCGGCAGCGTCACGCCCGGGGGCGGCGGGGTGCCGGTGCTGGCGGTGGTCTGCGTGCTGGCATGGGTGATCTGCCAGCCGTTGGTGGTGGGCGGCGCCAGGGTGATGGGCTGGCCCGCCTGCGGCCCTTCGGGTACGGGCAGGACCGTGGGCGCAAGCTTGAACGTGGCGCTGACGGTGCAGGCGGCCGTGACCGCGCCGGTAGTGAAGGTGCTGCCCGACAGGCTGCCGCCGCAACTGCTCGTGACGGCGTCCACCACATAGCCCGCGGCGGGCGTGACGGTGAAGCTGGCCGTGGCGCCATAGGCCACGGTCTGCGCCGCGCCGATGCCGCCGTTCGCCCCCGCGCTGGGCGTGACGGTGTAGCCGCGCGGCGCCTGGCAGGCGGTGGCGGTGTCGGCGGTGCAGCTCCAGCCCCAGGAGGTGGTGCCGCCCGCCACGGCGCTGGCCGTGCCCGTGTTGCACAGGGCGGAAGCGGGGGCGCTGGCCAGCAGCGGGGTGCCACCCGTGTTGTGGGCGCTGCCGCAGGCGCCGGCCA belongs to Acidovorax sp. YS12 and includes:
- a CDS encoding FAD/FMN-binding oxidoreductase; this encodes MNVPIELAALQQAQGAEPVRLREIPYNYTSFSDREIVIRLLGAPAWDVLDQLRRERRTGRSARMLYEVLGDIWAVQRNPYLQDDLIHTPARRRLLVDAMRHRIAEIEKRRLPQEDPERDRRVGLLVDAARRAIAEFDATLAEVGEMRKRVARRLARHTAKDNIKFDGLSRVSHVTDATDWRVEFPFVVLTPDSEAEMAQLVKACIEMELTIIPRGGGTGYTGGAIPLTWRSAVINTEKLEAMGGVEMRRLPGLEREVATVWTEAGVVTQRVSDAAESAGFVFAVDPTSAEASCIGGNIAMNAGGKKAVLWGTALDNLASWRMVTPDAQWLEVTRVGHNLGKIHDAEVASFELAYFEADGKTPLRTERLDIPGKTFRKEGLGKDVTDKFLSGLPGVQKEGTDGLITSARWIVHRMPEHTRTVCLEFFGSAKEAVPSIVEIKDFMFAEQKRSGVLLAGLEHLDDRYLRAVGYTTKSKRGGLPKMLLVGDIVGDDPDAVARAAAEVVRIANSRSGEGFTAVSAEARKKFWADRKKTAAISRHTNAFKINEDVVIPLPRMAEYTDGIERINIELSLRNKIALADALEDFLTRGELPLGKPEAGGEPPSPELLEEKLALALAQVRETRALWQDWLRRVEELFPQLQDHRLRASWKAQIRDPLRNIFTGSDFEPLMRALGEVQQRVLKGRVWVALHMHAGDGNVHTNIPVHSDNYDMLQTAHEAVARIMVLARGLGGVISGEHGIGITKLEFLTDEELAPFAAYKRRVDPQGRFNDGKLLRNQELPAQDGRALEADLAKTPARRSLRFADLTNAYTPSFGLMGYESLIMRQSDIGSIVASVKDCLRCGKCKPVCSTHVPRANLLYSPRNKILATSLLAEAFLYEEQTRRGVSIQHWQEFEDVSDHCTVCHKCYTPCPVKIDFGDVTMAMRSLLVKMGKKSLRPGNKLAMAMLNATSPDTINLLRAGMVNVGFKAQRLAVDALRSMSRPQTARPPATVGTAPLKEQVIHFVNKKLPGGLPTRTARALLDIENKDYVPIIRDPAATTADSEAVFYFPGCGSERLFSQVGLATQAMLWHAGVQTVLPPGYLCCGYPQRGSGLQDKAEKMITDNRVLFHRVANTLNYLDIKTVVVSCGTCFDQLQGYEFDKIFPGSRIVDIHEFLLEKGIKLPEGQGGYLYHEPCHNPMKQGDSMKTVRALVGDKVLKSDRCCGESGTLGVTRPDISTQVRFRKTEEIRKGEAQLRASGAVGAQDNIKILTSCPSCLQGISRYQDDLSTGLLEADYIVIEMARQILGADWLPEYVRRANAGGIERVLV
- a CDS encoding IPTL-CTERM sorting domain-containing protein; its protein translation is MNRMHLAWAGLCLLPAWAQAVTCSPNFVPSNPDAIYTVHGDGTVTDTRTGLTWKQCLEGFENNGAGCTGAPSQKNFTWNEALALAASHNFAGHNDWRLPNIKELLSLVEECRGSPAINDVAFPGDPQGGYVHSSSPAAGMVPTIVWDVQIVTGAIVQSARSTPAYVRLVRGGPSFAALPVLSAVALSGTPTTTSAAMKGTSNRDATGYWLVVPRGSTPPTPAQVKAQAPYGGVTPVALGSGAMQADTPAGFPISGLSPETDYDFYLVADASGPLSAPAQKVPFTTAAVPVAGACGSAHNTGGTPLLASAPASALCNTGTASAVAGGTTSWGWSCTADTATACQAPRGYTVTPSAGANGGIGAAQTVAYGATASFTVTPAAGYVVDAVTSSCGGSLSGSTFTTGAVTAACTVSATFKLAPTVLPVPEGPQAGQPITLAPPTTNGWQITHASTQTTASTGTPPPPGVTLPHGLVRLRLELGAKGSAATVVLTYPQPLPPGAVYYRYGKTADDPQPHWFPFPGAVISGNTVTLTFLDGGAGDDDLVDDSVIEALGGVAVPAAAPGGATAIPTLGEWALALLAGVLGLFSLGALRRRGA